GTCCGCGCGGACCTAAGGCCGGGCGAATGGATTTTGATCACCGGCGCTGCCGGCGGCGTCGGCTCGGCGGGTGTGCAATACGCGCGTGCCATCGGCAGCCGCGTCGTCGCCGTGGTCTCGTCGCAGGAAAAGGAGCGCGCGGTTCGCAAACTCGGCGCCGAAATCGTGATCCGGACCGACACCCTTTCCAACCTCAAGGACGGCCTCCGCGAGGCGCTGGCGCGTCAGGGGCTTGATGGCGTCGATGCGGCAATGGATGTGGTCGGCGGCGAGCTGTTCGACGGCGTGCTCCGCTGCATCAGGCCGGAAGGCCGGGTGTCGGTGGTCGGTTTTGCGTCGGGGAAAATTCCCGTCGTCCCGGCGAACTATCTGCTGCTGAAGGACATCCGCGTGATCGGCTCGTCGATCAACCGCCTGTTCACGGATCCCAATCCTGGTTTCCGCACGCTCCTGGACAACGGCTTCCGGATGGTGGCCGATGGACGCATCAGCCCGATGATCGAACACGTCTATCCGATGGCGGAGTTCGCAGCCGCATTCGAGCGCGTGGCTGGCCGCAAGGTCGTCGGCAAGGTTCTGCTGATCCCGTAACCGCGGGGCGCTTGCTGCGCGATGGCGTTGCGCGGGGCTTAGGTCGTCACGCGCCCAGGCATTGGTAGAGCGCGCGGCAGATCGCAATGCCGCGCGGGTCGCCGACCACGTCCGGCCCCATCTGGTTGTGGACGTAGCCGATGCCGACGCCGTGCTCCGGATCGGCACAGCCGAACGATCCGCCCCAGCCGGAGTGGCCGAACGCGCGCGGGTTCGGTCCGTAATTGCCTTCCGTATTCAGCACGACGCCCGCGGCCCAGGTTCGTGCGCCCAGCATCAGGTCGGGGCGGGTGCTCAAAGGTTGACGCAGGCGCTCGACGCTCGCCGGCGACATCAGTGCAATGCAGCCAAGCGGGGCGCTGTTGGCAAGCGCCGCATAGAGCCGCGCGAGCCCGCGCGCCGTCGCATGACCGTTGACGGCGGGAAGCTCCGCCGCGATCCAGGCGCCGTCGTTCGGCAATTCGGCGCTGAGGGTGGGATTGGTGACGGCGCGTTGCGCGATCGGGTTCATGCCTTCCGCCAAGGCGCGGGGGGCCTTCGGCCCACGAATGGGTGCAATGCGCCCGCGCAATGCAGCGGGCACGCCGATGAAGATGTCGGCCTCAAGCGGTGCGCTGATGCCCTCGGCGAGAAAGCGCCCGACGCTTGTGCCGGTCACCCTGCGCACCAGCTCGCCGGCGAGAAAGCCGTAGGTGACCGCGTGATAGGAGGTCGCCGTTCCCGGCGTCCAGAACGGCATTTGTGCTGCGAGACGTGCGGTTGCCGTGTCCCAGTCGCAGAGATCCTCGAGCGTGGTCGGCGCGACGTATCCGTTCAGGCCAGCCTGATGCGACATCAGCTGGGCGACGGTGATCTCGCCCTTTCCGGCTTGTGCGAATGCAGGCCAGTAGCGCGCGACCGGCTGGTCGTATGACAGCAGGCCGCGGTCGGCGAGCACGGCCACGGCGGCGGCGACCACGCCTTTCGTTGCCGACCAGATGTTGACCAGGGTGTCTGCCGTCCAGGCCTGTCCCTGTGCGGCTTCGCCGCCATGCAGGTCGACGAGGCAACGGCCTTTGACATAGACACAGAGCGAGGCGCCCACGTTCCGATAGGGCTCCTGCGCGGCGAACGTGCCGGCGAAGACCTCGCGGACCGGCTCGAAGGCGGGATCGCAGTGGCCGTGAATCGCTGTCATTGTCAGTGTTCTCGTGCTGCAGGTGGCATAAGTCCTGCGGCGCTGCTTGCGAGACGGGTTACAGCTCGCGCCCGGTCCATTTCTGCACCAGGCCGACGATTCCCTCGCGCATCAGTGACACGCACAGGATGAAGATCGCGCCTTGGGCGACGGTGGTCCAGGCGCCAAAGCTTGCCAGGTAGTTCTGCATCGACACGACGATCAGCGCGCCGACCACCGGGCCGAACATGGTGCCGAGGCCGCCGACCAGGGTGATCAGCACGACCTCGCCGGAAGTGGACCAGTGGACGTCGG
The sequence above is drawn from the Afipia sp. P52-10 genome and encodes:
- a CDS encoding serine hydrolase domain-containing protein; the encoded protein is MTAIHGHCDPAFEPVREVFAGTFAAQEPYRNVGASLCVYVKGRCLVDLHGGEAAQGQAWTADTLVNIWSATKGVVAAAVAVLADRGLLSYDQPVARYWPAFAQAGKGEITVAQLMSHQAGLNGYVAPTTLEDLCDWDTATARLAAQMPFWTPGTATSYHAVTYGFLAGELVRRVTGTSVGRFLAEGISAPLEADIFIGVPAALRGRIAPIRGPKAPRALAEGMNPIAQRAVTNPTLSAELPNDGAWIAAELPAVNGHATARGLARLYAALANSAPLGCIALMSPASVERLRQPLSTRPDLMLGARTWAAGVVLNTEGNYGPNPRAFGHSGWGGSFGCADPEHGVGIGYVHNQMGPDVVGDPRGIAICRALYQCLGA
- a CDS encoding NADPH:quinone oxidoreductase family protein, coding for MNESYRAKGLIVDGYGDWRRTRWGEVATGAPGPDEILIETKATSVNFPDLLMIEGKYQRRPPLPFTPGRDAAGIVLAVGRDVTGFAVGDRVAAQPGHGAFAQRTLSAACYCTKIPDAMSFEDAAACNTTIATVVAAISVRADLRPGEWILITGAAGGVGSAGVQYARAIGSRVVAVVSSQEKERAVRKLGAEIVIRTDTLSNLKDGLREALARQGLDGVDAAMDVVGGELFDGVLRCIRPEGRVSVVGFASGKIPVVPANYLLLKDIRVIGSSINRLFTDPNPGFRTLLDNGFRMVADGRISPMIEHVYPMAEFAAAFERVAGRKVVGKVLLIP